The Brachypodium distachyon strain Bd21 chromosome 4, Brachypodium_distachyon_v3.0, whole genome shotgun sequence nucleotide sequence CTTTATTTGAGTTGAATTGAAGTGTTGATTATAAAGTGTACACCCTCCGTTCttaaatttttgttttccatctTCTACTCCGTATCTAGTTTCTAGGGAGTCGAACAATGAATATTTTTTAGTAGTAGTGTCCTAAATATCCAGCATAATTTTTACCACAAAAATAGTCCAATCAAAGAAATGAAGCGCATTTGACTTTTGCTACCTAGAGATTAGCCAATTGTTATAGTGCCCGGACAATATAGTTCGTTAGACTTGATTAATTGAGAATAGAAATATTGGACATAATTAGAAGAAATTGTTTGTTTTGAAGGTAGGAATAGGGTCTGTTACGTATGTACATTCGAGACTATAAACATTACAATGAAAAAGGAGTAAAAAAGAATCGTGTGTTTAGCAGGAACCGAAGAGGATATGGCATTCATGTGACTGATGTTTAATTATTGTTATGCTAAGTAGATTTATCTTTTTCTGTTCTCCTAAAAATCATAGAGGGCCGCGGATTATTGGAAATCATCTAaattgtactttttttttaggaaacattACCTTTTGTATTACATACAGGATATTTCGCTGCTCCATGGTCTCAGGATTAACTTTGTTCTTTTCCGGGAACACATCATTTTGATAAGCTCACGCAAAGAGGTCAGTTTTGCACATGCAACATTCTTCTATATTTCCATGTGTGGGCATGTCTATTTACTAATGTTACAACTCAATATAGAAGGTATATTCAGCATATAGGAAACGtgcccaaaaaacaaaaatgaatcAACATGTGCTACTACATGTCTATAAATGCATCTGAACTCATTTTACAACAATAGAATGATACTTTGTTAGTGAATTACATCTCTTTAGAAAGTACATCATTTAGTTTGTCATTGTCTGCCTCACTCGTAACCAGAAGTCAGTCGTGAAATTTCTACATGTGATTTGCAGAGTGGTTCTAGAAACATGACTAGGTTAACTATGAGTGTTGGACATATATGTATAATTGATGAATCATATTAGGTGAAAGCAGAGACTTATTAGTTATTTTCAACTGCGGAGCATTCTGTTCGCATTGTATCCTCCATAATGTACTGTATTCATTTATGTCAACTCTCTGAGCGCGATTCTGCAGATGGTGCacattggttttttttttctggcacTGCGCCGCTGCAGATTCCGTCCGTTCACGGGGCTATTGGCTCCTAGAGACGGTTGTTTACGATTTCGTAGATATTTGTACAGATTTCGCAAGAACTCTAACACGCAGTACTGGGTACCTATTCATTACACTTCTTGGAAAATCAAACTAATATGAGGATGTATAACTCAAGTGTTTATTCATTGTCACCATTATGGTACATCACTCATTTTAGTGGCTACCTACTACTATCTGCACAACTCAATCATGTTAGTTAACTCACTTCTATTCTCATAGTGGTGCTATAAGTCTTGGTGTGGTTGTAGTACATGCATGGAAGGGAATTGAAGAGTATCCTTATTTTTAGGATTACAACACCATTGGATTACAGTCCCACACCTGTTAATTAATGTCTTTACTAGTTTCACATGCATAAATTATTCTGGTTTCTTGGATGGTAAATATGTTACTCTTCAGGTATACTCTCAAACCTTCTAGAGTTAGAGTGTTCTAATTTTCTCATGACCAAATACTTGTCACTCTATTTAGTGGGTTCTTTAGAAATATCTCTTCCATGtaattttcaaaatatattagaacattctcaattttttttttccaaaatggGAACTTTATTATTCTCGATGCACATTCTCAAGCATGTCTTGCTATTTCTCGCGGTAATGTTATTCAGGACCGTGGAGCAGCTCCTCCACCCACGTGTCACGTGCATCTTCCGAGTGCTTCCCCCTCTACAACAAATCTCATAGCCAAATTCTATTCACGCAAACACAACTTTTCCTAAAAGTTCAGGAGTGTCATTGCTAAGGCTGCTGGGTGAAAAAAATAGCTACTTGTTAATTGCGAAGGTTGCTGGAGCGAGGGCCGGCCAGAGCGAACCACGTGCACCCTCTTTGCCGAAAGCGGGACACGTGACTCACACGTGAAATAAAATGTGAGTGAGAAAGATAATAGGTATGTGATGTGTCTCTGACATAAAGAAGATagagaaacaaagaaaagagaagtTTGACAATCAACAAACGTTATACGTCCTATATTTTTGGACGGATAGAGTAGCCCTCGGGGGAAGGGTGTCACCGATGCAACTATCACATCAAAATAGTCATCCAAGCTCCTGCGGTGTTTCCGCACATACTTGACTGATGCTCTCACCGGAAAGGGAAATCTAGCATCTCCATTCCCGTAAAACAAATTTTACACATTGGGGAAAAGATCCCGAGGATTGGAATCATGTAAACATATTTTAAGAATTTTCAAATGGAATGAGTCCTTAAAGGAAACGAAAACATAGGGAAAAAACGTAGGATTGAGATTTGGCATTTGCCATCCTAAGGAATTTTGTTGCCTCATTCCTATGGAAAAATAGGTTGATCGTATTCATAATGTTCATATCTTTTATGAGGATTCCTAAGGAATCACTTTGCTAGTTTCCTGCAAAACGAGCACATCTACAATGAACTTTTCTATGAGATtctcaattttttaaaattcttATGAAAAACTTCAAACCGAACGAATTCTTAATCACAAGGAGATTCGACATAAGGTTGTCGCTTTATCAGTCGGTCAATCAACCACCTCCTAAGTTCCTAGTATcaatttttcagatttttttgagtaaaatgcacccgagGTCCTTATTCTTTCGCGAAGGTGTCGAGTAGGTCActaatctttgaaaatgcacgtttaggtCATTATTGTTTGATAAGTGCTTCATCTCAGATCCCTCGCCTGTATGCGCAGCTCTGGCcgcatgacgtggctgccacGTCATGCCGCCGGAGCTGCGCATACAGGAGAGGGACCTGCGATGAATCACTCGACAAACAATGAGAATCTAAATGTGCATTTTCAAAAGTTAGGGACCTACTTAACACCTTCACGAAAGAATACGGACTTTACTCGATTTTTTTAGTACTTCCTAGTATCAATTTTCCATCCATCCGCTCTCCGTCTTGTAGTAACGTTCTGCCAAGGAATCAGAATTGGGATTGGCGAAGAGGAAGAAATAGGGTCAAAGAAAGAGGAAAATATGGCACGTTCTGACTAGTGTCTAATTTAGGAATTTAATTTGATATAAGCAGAAAGACCACGTTTTACAGGATTTTTTCCACCCACCGCACGTTTCCAGCCGCCCACAAATCGCCTTCGGGTTTCCCCGTCCCTGCGTCCGTCCCGGACTCACTTCCGGTACCCTCTTGACCACTTCATATCAGTCTTCTCTTCCTCGTTCCCAACTCTGCAGCTtgccttccatcgccgcgcaggaaaatcccgccgccgccctcgccgccgagaCCAGTTGCTCGATCCGGGCGGGGGCTGCTGCCGGGGGAGCCGTCGGGGGACCGGGGAACGGACTGTTTCCCGAAACAACGACCTGCCTACCTACCAGGCTACCAGTGTAGGTACTAGCTGCCAAAACGGACTGATTCCGTTCCCAATCCCCACTCCTAGCCTCCTAGGGTTGTTTGTAGGCCGCAGCCGTCGATCTCATGGCCTCGTTCGCCACCGCgcgcctcgccggcggcggggtcttACTGCGGGCGGTCGGGGATGACACCTCCCGGGGTCTCCCGTCCGGGAGACTGTGTCTTCCTTCGCCGCGCCGGCGTCTGCCCAGCGTCCGGTGCTGCGCGGCACGCcatcccgccggcggcggcggaggcaacggcagcggcggcatggACGCGGGGACGGAGTTCGTGGGGTTCTTCCGGGAGGCGTGGCCGTACATCCGTGGCCACAGCGGGAGCACCTTCGTGGTCGTTATCTCCAGCGAAGTCGTGGCAGGGCCACACTTGGACCGCATTTTGCAGGTACCGCGAACGAGAAATTTGAGTTGAATTGGGGTGTTGCATATGAACTGTATTCCATTTCTATCTTCTACTCCGTTTCTAGTTCCTGGGGAGTCGAACAGTGATTTTTTTAGTAGCAGATATCCAGCATAACTTTTGTCACAAAAATAGTCCAATCAAAGAAATGAAGCATAGTTGACTTTTGCTAGCTAGAGATTAGCCAATTGTTACAGTGCCTACCATATAGTTCATGTGACTGATGCTTTAGTTATTGTTATGCTAAGTATATTTATCTCCTTTTGTCGTCCTAAAAATCGTAGCGCTGTCGATTACTGGTAACCATCTACAttgtatattttatttattcgaGGAAACATTACCTTTGTATTACACGCAGGATATTTCGCTGCTCCATGGTCTCGGGATTAACTTTGTTCTTGTTCCGGGAACACATGTCCATATTGATAAGCTCTTGACACAAAGAGGTCAGTTTTGTTGAGCATATGTATGCTATTAATCATTGATTTTACTTTTTCTGTATTTCCATATGTGGGTCGGTCTATTTATTAATGTTTTCAACTCAATATAGAAGGAATCTTCAGCACATACAGGAAACGCGGCTAAAAAACAACGATTATATAGTTGCTGAAATACCATGTGCTAGATGTCTAGAAATATAACTGAACTTATTTTACAACAACACAATGATACCTTGTCAGTGAATTACATTTGCTAAGTTCAGCAGGTTTTATTCTTCTTCGAACTATATTTCTAGTATGTCCCTGGCAGTGCACATGCTCATCTTATGAATGTTCTTGTAGGAGGTAAGGCTAAGTATGTTGGTCAGTATCGAGTTACCGATTCTGATTCATTAGATGCTGCAATGGAGGCAGCTGGCAGGATAAGGTTAACAATAGAGGCAAAACTCTCTCCTGGCCCTCCAATGTTAAATCTTCGTAGACATGGTGATATTGGACATCGGCACGGTCTTGTGGATAATGTCGCAAGTGGCAACTTCCTTGGTGCTAAGGTGAACTAACCTAGTTTCTTTCAAATAACCGGTCTTCATCTGATATTCTGATTTTATGTAACCAATTTAGGTAGTTCTTAACTAATTAGTGATTATAGATAGAGAAGTTTGACTGCACTCCTTTTATGTCAtctattttggaacggagcaGTATTTTTCTTCAATGTTGATGAAAAGGAATGTTCAACCACCATTGGGTGAAGTTTGAAATTTGTTTTCCCTTGTACACTACTATGAACAATTTTAGAATAAGTAGTCATAATCTAGAATTGGTTAAACTACTTCCGTAAGTAAAATGTTTGATATTGGAGATAGCAGTACTGCTAATGCTATGTATCTAATTCTGAATTCAGGTGTGTGAGCATGCATATGTGCCTGCTTTCATGTTATTTCTGTTTATGCTTATTTATttcacttcttttttgttccttGTCTTCTACTGAACTTCAGTTGGCTGGAGGTCCTGCAATACTGAATTTATGCAACCACTTTTCTTTGGCAGAGAAGAGGGGTAGTTAATGGCATTGATTATGGATTTACTGGTGAAGTTAAGAAAATAGATGTTTCACGGATAAAAGAAAGGCTCGATAGTCATAGCATAGTTGTCGTGAGCAATATGGGATACTCGAGCTCGGGAGAAGTCTTAAATTGCAAGTATGTTATTTTCCCTATCAGTTATTCATTTTCATTAATTTTTATTGATCATATACCTACAttggtacttcctccgatccatattacttgtcacagTTTTGcctagatacgcatgtaccTACACAATGAAACGTATCTAAACAAAgttgcgacaagtaatatggattggaggaagtatcatttttttcagaatttatgcATATATTATATCAGAAGTACGTGCAATTGTCCTATTTTACTTTAAAGTCGCTAAAGAATTACAACACCATTTTCTTGTCTCTAAATTAATGTATTGTGTCTAGCCTTCTAAACAAaaaattttctttgtttggaaATTTTCAGCACTTACGAAGTAGCCACCGCATGTGCTTTAGCCATAGAGGCAGATAAACTTATCTGCGTTGTAGATGGTCAGATATTCGACGAGCATGGACGAGTCATTCACTTCATGTCTCTTGACGAAGCTGATATGCTGATCAGAAAGCGTGCTAAGCAAAGTGATATTGCTGCAAGTTATGTGAAGGTTGTGGATGAGGAGGACCATGAACCATCTTCGAATGGAAGGGGGCACCTTAATGGGTATGCTGCTTCTTTTAAAAATGGTTTGGGTTTTAACAATGGAAATGGTATTTATTCTGGTGAGCAAGGGTTTGCTATTGGTGGTGAAGAGCGATTAAGCAGGTCAAATGGCTATCTTTCTGAGTTGGCTGCAGCAGCTTATGTATGCCATGTAAGTGTTGTACCTTTCACATGTCATTCTTTATTAAGTTAAATTATGTGGTTCTGGTTTAATTTGTTAGTTTTCTACTGAGCATAAAAGGCAGATTTCCTTCTTTTGGAAATGGTGTTTGCTCCATGGAGTTCCAAACCTGTTTTCTGAATTTGCTATTTGCACTAGGGTTCTTGTTTAATATATAGTTGTTGATACAGTATTATAGTGTTCTGCTGCTACGTGTCTTTGTCTTGTTATGGTTTGAAGTGTTGGCAGGCTGGCAGCAGTCCTGATCAAGCAACGCTCCCATTACGTTAATTGTTCCTAACTTCCTCGACTAAGAAAGCTAGTACACTGAGAGACATAAGGACCTGCTGAGGAACACAATACGGTAGTATGCAGGAATCTGAAACTGATGTATTTAATTAGAGCTTGAGTGTGGGTTGGGCAGGAGGTGGGCATGTCCTGAGACACTTGCATTTGCTCTTTTAATAAAGTGGACAATATTCCTTCAAACAGTGAAATACTCAAACCGTGTTTTTTATGAAGTCTAAGCTTCAAAGATGATAGTCTCCGTCACTTAGAAATTACTttacatttttgtttcttccatATGCCAGGGTGGCGTTCAAAGAGTTCATATCATAGATGGAACAGTTGATGGATCGCTGCTATTAGAATTGTTTACAAGAGATGGCGCAGGGACAATGATAGCAAGGTATTCTGAAGGTCTTTTCTTATTTACATGAAGGATGATGAGCCTGGCTTATATTGAAAGGCAGCACAAACAATTTCTTACATAAAAAAGTCTAGGTCCAATACAGAAAACCAATGCTCGGCTCCAGTGCCTGCTTTATTCTTCTATCAACTTAGACGCATCCCATAAACtgattaatactccctccgatcctaaattgttgtcgaaatattacatgtatctagacgctttttaagaatagatacatccatatgtgggcaaatttgagtcaagaatttaggatcagagggagtatctttttgtttgcttttcttaATTCCTAGAAGAAACATTTGCATGTAAGAAACCAGACGCCTCGAATAGAGGCCAAACATAATATAGAGTAATATTATACCAACAAACAAAGATCTACAAACATTCTACTCATGTGCTAACTTGGATCGATTAACAAGGTaatgggaaaagaaaaactaactACTGCATGTTGCTTTTCATGTGAGCACGCAAATAGATTTTTTTGTAAGCTTTTAGCATTGCTCAATGATATGTCAACGCTGAAGATATCATTGGGAAACTCTAAATGTTTCTGGAAGAAATATTATCGCTCTGGTATTTTATGTGTATCAAATGCCTTTTGTAATCTTGGTTCTAACAGAAATCATGACTTATGCCCTACCACATGTTTTCAGGGATGTGTATGAAGGAACAAGAATGGCTACAGAGGAAGATCTTCCTGGCATAAGAAAACTTATTTACCCACTGGAGGAATCTGGTGTTTTAGTGCGAAGAACAGATAAAGAGGTGTGCTCAAATTTTCAGAAATCTGATATATTGAGTGCTTTAAGTGTGAAGCAAGTTACCTTCTGCTTTAATTTAGCTTTCTCTTCATGCTTAGTATCACTAATAATGTGTACTTTTCTAACTTGTCTTCAGCTTCTTGAAGCGCTATATTCATTTTATGTTGTTGAAAGAGATGGCTCAATCGTTGCATGTGCTGCTCTCTTTCCATTTCCTGAGAATGAATCTGGTGAGGTTGCGGCAATTGCTGTATCTGAAGaatgccgaggaaaaggtcTGGGGGACAAGTTGCTTGGTAAGTTCTTGCTACTTGCATTGCTGTTCGGCATTCTGAAAATAGCCATTGATTTGTTGACAAGGTTTATAGACAATCTTATTTTGCTTGATTATGTACTTTCCAATTTAGCtgatatgggacagagggagtacatcgaTATGATTAATCTTGAATACATGGATCCATGTTGAGGGATGGACTTGTCTGATTCTTGACATAAACCAATGTGTCATTTACACAAGGACAAAACTGTAAATGCCAGAGCCGACTTAGCagaatttgtttgtttttattgGTTGTTGCAACCCTTCTTCCACCCACAATCCTTTCCTTCAACGCGCACACGCGCTACACTGTGCCAGTTGGCTGATTTGTCATATGCACataaaaaccctaaaagaTTAAAAAGAAACCACTGTCAAAGAATTATGGCAGTGAAGAGGAATTCCTTGTTAACTAGTCTACTGCTAGCTAGAAATCGGAATGTAATCTGGCAAGTTTTCCTGCTCTTGTTCCAGTTAATAATTAATAAATCATCTCTTTCATATTAAAAGAGCTCTAGCATGCCGTTATTGGTTTCTACTAGAGAGGACATTGcccataattttttgtttttggttaTGGTTATGCTTCAGATTACATCGAGAAGGAGGCATTATCCCTTGGTCTTGGAAAATTGTTCTTACTTACTACACGGACAGCCGATTGGTATGTACCTGTATCCTTCTCTTGGCTCATTTTGTGGACGGTTACCAGGCTCTGTTAGATTCCAAGCTTCATAAGGAGGTTGTGATGTGCTGGGTGTGCCCTCAAATCTAGTTAACGAATTGAGATGATGCTTTCAAATGGGCAATGCTTCATTcctactacctctgttcctaaatataagaagtcctagctttgtcaaattcaaacttcttaaaatttgaccaagtttatagaaaaaatctACTAACATCTACAaatctaaattagttttataaATCCTTGATGATATATAATGAATGTTGAAGTGGAAGGATCATATGGGAAAAAGGCGTTGGTTCAAGCTTAGTTTTGAAATGATGCAGGTTTGTACGGCGTGGCTTCTCGGAGTGCTCGATTGAATCTATTCCTGAGCAGAGAAGAAAGCGCATCAATCTGTCGCGTGGATCAAAGTATTATATAAAGGAGCTGCTGCAAAAGCATGTTGTTAGTCTTGCTGCCAACAATTTCGTGGCCAGTTGACAGGACCTGCAAGGAACTTAACGGAATATCAGCTCTGTTGAAAAATCAAGGTTTCGTGCAGTTGTCAGTTATAGTGTCACATAGAAATAAATATCGCAATGGCTTGTGGTTAGTGGTTTTGGACCTTTTGTTCACATGAATGTAAAGTAACTTTATGCATGCCATGATAGAAAACAAATAGAAGACGGTGTTCTATGTAAATCCCATCGTCAAGCAATGTAGAAATGCTAGATGGAGTTATATGCTACCCTGAGCGAGTCTACCTGATCACTGTGAAGAATTGGATGTGGAACATACTCTACACACAAATCTCTCAAGAGAATTCTAAAAGGAAACGATGCAGTGACTGACTCTTGGTGGCCAATCACTCTTAGATAAGGTGCAGGTTTACACATGCCAGCTACATTggctttttttgttgttgttgtcgttGGTTCCCGCAAGAATTGGATGTAAATTAAAGCTTGTAGAGTGAACCTTCCGTTTGATTCCTATTCTGATTCTACCTTTTCTGCTCCGATTCTATCTTTTCTTCTCCAGATAGCAAAATCAAAGTGAATACTTCGTGTCAGGGTTCGCTTCTTTTATGTAAAATGCTGATACGGACTGCACGTGCAGACATACATGTAGAAATTAGTTCGCATTTGGCATGCTTTCGAGCCGGCCAGCATCAAGTTGGAGAGGAATAAATTTCATGGCTGGATCGATATTTCCACGAAACCATTATCTGCAGTAAGACGTGAGAATATTGATTTCTCACATTTAACGCGGTTGCGTGTCGTACCATTTGTTTTAAGCCTTTGGTTAAAATGATAGCCGTTCATTTAACGATGGACAGCCCAGATGCCACGAACGGCAGCCGTCCGGTTCTGTACAAAGCAAGTGTGAGTGGCGGACGACACACGGCATCCAGTCAGTCTCCTTTCGTCTTCTTCGAGAAGAATCCGGGAAATTCCGAGGGGAGGGCTCGTGACGCGAGGAGCTAGGGTTCGGGAGGGAAGGAGAAGCGGGCGAAGATGATCGAGGTGGTGCTCAACGACCGGCTGGGGAAGAAGGTGCGGGTCAAGTGCAACGAGGACGACACCATCGGCGACCTCAAGAAGCTCGTGGCGGCGCAGACGGGCACCAGGCCCGAGAAGATCCGCATCCAGAAGTGGTACACCATCTACAAGGACCACATCACCCTCGGCGACTACGAGATCCACGACGGCATGGGCCTCGAGCTCTACTACAACTAGAAAAGTAAGATTAGATTTTGTTTCCCCCCTCTCTTAGTGCATTTCCGTGTAGTTTTTTGGTCCTGTTCCGTCGAAATCGCGTGTGGGCGTGTTATGGTTCTCGCGTGGCGATCGGGGATCGTCGGTTGGGTGTTTAATTTCAGGGGTCGTTGATTGGGAGGGTGTGAAATTGCCTTTGGATATGTTTGATTTCTGCCCGATATGAATATCGCTCGATTTATTGTTAAGAGTATCTAATTGGGCACACGTGGCGATGCTAACTTGCTAAGTTAACATGGGAGGTAGCTTTACCGTGTCAAATTCTACAGTGAGTTTGCCAACTGTTTGGAAAACACCAAACTATCCAATTTGACGTTCTGTGCACACATTTGAATAGTTATGAGCCTTTGTGGAGCTAAAGTTCAACAGACTAGAACTGTGGACTGTTTGCAATATCTGGAATAATCTCCTGCAGCTCGCGATAATAGCATTTTTGTGTCCTGAATTTGCCCTTGCGGACTGTTTAGCCGATTTGCTTGGTAGAGTTTTAGATTTATTTTGGTTCTTAAAAATGTTGCAATAACCCAGAGGATCAAGTACGTGGTGAACCTTTTGGTCCTTCTCTCACGAGGattacatgtaatattccaTCAGTGGATTTACTAATGCATGAAAGTTGTTTTACCATTTAGTCTGCTTTTTAGTTGGTGATGGAATTTCGTACTAAACAGTAAACATCAAAAATATCTTAACCATTTCATACCAAGAGTTCTTTCTATCACTGAGGTTTAGGAGTTAGGAGCATCCAGTACGATGTACCATCTGAAATCTTTGCTTGGATTTATTTGACAAAAACAAGAGCTTTCTTATGACCTAGAAATTAATTTGAGAATATCTCTTGGGGCTTGAGTTAGGGCCTGTTAGGGTTGTTTACTTTTCATGACAGATCACTCTTCTATCCATTCAATAGCAGAGAACTGCTACATGTACGATAAAAAATGTACGATCCGTGTACAACAGTTCATGTCCACCATTGACGGCATGTGTTTTGTGGCCTTGATGCACTTCGTACGCAAATCGTACACCTTTCGTTGTACGTGAAGCCTTTCCGTTCAATAGCATGCCATGCATGTGTCCAATTTTGTGGAATGGGGTTAGAACAATTAAATTTGTGATATGTGCTCCTTTTTATGCTTATGGTTGAGGACTACAAAATATCCACTGAGCAGGCAGACTGGACAACTAAACATATCCCCTGCATTCATAATTTAAATTTTAGTGTTTCATGTAATGATATGCACAAATGAAGCTTGTTTAGTAACTCTAATACTCACAAAAATAAGTCATGCTGGTATCCTGTTGCGCAGTGACGATTTTACAGATTTGTTGATCTGGCATATTAACTGCTAGGTGTTCGATGTACTTTCTGAACTGACATAACTGGCTCTTTCGTGTTGTATACTTGTATAGGATGTGAAAACATCTACTGTGTAAAAATTCTGTTATGTCCAGATGATACTGAATAAGCATGCATGTGTTATGAGTTGtgacttcttcttcttttgaaaGCTGAGTTGTGACTGACCGAACACTTATAGCATTAGGATAACATGTTTAATGCGCAGGTAGTGCAGACGTGTCTATTTGGTTATCATTGTAAATTATCCAAAATCAAGTGTATATTTTCAGCATTTGATGCCATGTTGCGGATTATATAGCTCCTGTCTGTCATCTTGTGTCCATTATGTTCTTGTCGATGCTGGTTGACCTTATGTTTTGTCCCAGCATATTATCGAACATTCTAAGCAAGGGTTACTACTTTCCTAGCCTTTTGAACAAAGAATGTTTAGGTTTATGCATTGTCATCTCCTGATACTCCACATGATCTGCACTATATGTCTAATCAGCTTACAATGGTATTGGTTGTGCAAGTGCAAATCGGAGGATGTTGGTTGGAACACCGATCAAACTGGCTAGTTGGTTGGTTGTTGATTTTTGAATTTGCTAATGTATTCCCCTGTGTGAATATTGTTTGCCTTCTAGATGTGGTGTTTTGCCAGATTTATTTCACTGTTCTGCACAAGTTTTGTGTTTCTGAATCTTCGACGCAAATAAGCTGTCTGGCATTTACAATCTGTTTCGTTTGAGTTTGTGGGACTTAACTGATTCCTCTGCTCAAATTTCCATACTCATGATCTTTTCAATCCCCACTAATCACTGTTTGTTTGCAATGCAGGTTGGTCTGGTCTGCATTCCAATCCCATTATCTTAAGCCCGTATGTGGACTCCAACGAGCTATATAATATCACGATGGTTGTACCAATGGGCTGCTGACATGGCAGCCTGAATATACTTGTCGTATGATCAACCTGCAAATGTAGTGTGCTGCTGCTCCTACAACTATGAATAACATACTGTGTGTGACTTTGGTGTGATTAACTTATGATTTGTATTGCCTGTGAAATGTGTTGTGCGTATGACTGTCAAAGCGTAAGATTCCCCTTGAGGCATGGCCGCATGGGTGTAAATCGAAAGGAAGAGCTGTGGTTTCGTGTTAAACTTTTGCCATTGAAAGTTGCACGGCCATCAGGCTGTTTGAACTTGAACTCTCAAAACCCTGATCGAACCTGTCAAGTTGTCCATCTGGTTTCATTCTGAGACATGGGTTTTGAGAAAGAGCTCGCTCTATCTTGTCTACAGCGTTGGACAGAGTTGTATGGCCGTTTCTCTGCTCTCCTCACCTCGTTAACGAGGGAATTTGTCAATTTGATTTGCTTGTATCAGACAAAATGGCACACATCTGATTGGTACTCA carries:
- the LOC100828645 gene encoding probable amino-acid acetyltransferase NAGS2, chloroplastic isoform X1 yields the protein MASFATARLAGGGVLLRAVGDDTSRGLPSGRLCLPSPRRRLPSVRCCAARHPAGGGGGNGSGGMDAGTEFVGFFREAWPYIRGHSGSTFVVVISSEVVAGPHLDRILQDISLLHGLGINFVLVPGTHVHIDKLLTQRGGKAKYVGQYRVTDSDSLDAAMEAAGRIRLTIEAKLSPGPPMLNLRRHGDIGHRHGLVDNVASGNFLGAKRRGVVNGIDYGFTGEVKKIDVSRIKERLDSHSIVVVSNMGYSSSGEVLNCNTYEVATACALAIEADKLICVVDGQIFDEHGRVIHFMSLDEADMLIRKRAKQSDIAASYVKVVDEEDHEPSSNGRGHLNGYAASFKNGLGFNNGNGIYSGEQGFAIGGEERLSRSNGYLSELAAAAYVCHGGVQRVHIIDGTVDGSLLLELFTRDGAGTMIARDVYEGTRMATEEDLPGIRKLIYPLEESGVLVRRTDKEVCSNFQKSDILSALSVKQVTFCFNLAFSSCLVSLIMCTFLTCLQLLEALYSFYVVERDGSIVACAALFPFPENESGEVAAIAVSEECRGKGLGDKLLDYIEKEALSLGLGKLFLLTTRTADWFVRRGFSECSIESIPEQRRKRINLSRGSKYYIKELLQKHVVSLAANNFVAS
- the LOC100828645 gene encoding probable amino-acid acetyltransferase NAGS2, chloroplastic isoform X2, whose protein sequence is MASFATARLAGGGVLLRAVGDDTSRGLPSGRLCLPSPRRRLPSVRCCAARHPAGGGGGNGSGGMDAGTEFVGFFREAWPYIRGHSGSTFVVVISSEVVAGPHLDRILQDISLLHGLGINFVLVPGTHVHIDKLLTQRGGKAKYVGQYRVTDSDSLDAAMEAAGRIRLTIEAKLSPGPPMLNLRRHGDIGHRHGLVDNVASGNFLGAKRRGVVNGIDYGFTGEVKKIDVSRIKERLDSHSIVVVSNMGYSSSGEVLNCNTYEVATACALAIEADKLICVVDGQIFDEHGRVIHFMSLDEADMLIRKRAKQSDIAASYVKVVDEEDHEPSSNGRGHLNGYAASFKNGLGFNNGNGIYSGEQGFAIGGEERLSRSNGYLSELAAAAYVCHGGVQRVHIIDGTVDGSLLLELFTRDGAGTMIARDVYEGTRMATEEDLPGIRKLIYPLEESGVLVRRTDKELLEALYSFYVVERDGSIVACAALFPFPENESGEVAAIAVSEECRGKGLGDKLLDYIEKEALSLGLGKLFLLTTRTADWFVRRGFSECSIESIPEQRRKRINLSRGSKYYIKELLQKHVVSLAANNFVAS
- the LOC100829245 gene encoding ubiquitin-like protein 5, producing the protein MIEVVLNDRLGKKVRVKCNEDDTIGDLKKLVAAQTGTRPEKIRIQKWYTIYKDHITLGDYEIHDGMGLELYYN